A window from Engraulis encrasicolus isolate BLACKSEA-1 chromosome 13, IST_EnEncr_1.0, whole genome shotgun sequence encodes these proteins:
- the chaf1b gene encoding chromatin assembly factor 1 subunit B codes for MKADAGNLLVGAEEGQVLLGLGFCNSVFRVIYCLATNTMKVVTCEIAWHNKEPVYSLDFQRNPETRVDRLATAGVDTTVRIWRVDKGPDGKAIVDFLSNLSRHTKAVNVVRFCPNKELLASGGDDGVILVWKLNDSKEIEQPSAFNDEDDDQLNKESWNVLKTFRGHIEDVYDISWTNDGNFMVSGSVDNTAIMWDVNKGQKMFIFNDHKSYVQGVTWDPLGQYICTLSCDRVMRVYNAHQKKRAYSVSKMASSSAPEGEVKNYRMFHDDSMRSFFRRLTFTPDGSFLLAPAGCMEAGENVTNTTYVFSRKSFKRPVAHLPSPAKATLAVRCCPVYYELRTKKGEDGEVKPLDNTLQLPYRVVFAVASEDSIFFYDSQQSLPFGYVSNIHYHTLSDLTWSKDGLVLAVSSTDGYCSFVTFDEGELGTPLKEQPILKVPTPSSAQDKKGKRTSANGRTASPVPRSSSANQDKDKSSGGVAANVMASPPPTKPSGGGEEKKTPQNPQAKSQPRRITLNTLTAWSKPTTPKSTGSPGSAPSTPASASSTATPGSTTPTALKAVASNPKVGPSSPAVPAAAAAATSASPIAVRRVTPKPAPLTPVNSKVSSSAPSTPLGLTGQKGPGSSTKGPTPRRISLTSLMRSPAPSQSTITPSSTEKAKHERPSPTSDPLCNPPESKRPRPDSPQPKGATKPDPKPESEASPAP; via the exons ATGAAAGCCGACGCGGGAAACTTGCTAGTTGGGGCTGAAGAAGGACAGGTATTGCTCGGACTGGGCTTTTGTAACAGTGTATTTAGAGTCATCTATTGTTTAG CGACCAACACAATGAAGGTGGTAACCTGTGAAATTGCATGGCACAACAAGGAGCCCGTGTACAGTTTGGACTTCCAGAGGAACCCCGAGACGAGAGTGGACAGACTGGCCACAGCAGGCGTAGACACCACAGTTCGG ATATGGAGGGTGGACAAAGGCCCAGATGGGAAGGCCATTGTGGATTTTCTGTCCAATTTGTCCCGACACACCAAAGCAGTGAATGTTGTCCGCTTCTGCCCGAATAAAGAGCTTCTGGCATCAGGCGGAGATG ATGGCGTCATTTTGGTTTGGAAGCTTAACGACAGCAAGGAGATTGAACAGCCTTCGGCTTtcaatgatgaagatgatgaccaGCTTAACAAGGAGAGCTGGAATGTTCTGAAGACCTTTag GGGCCATATCGAGGATGTTTATGACATCTCCTGGACTAATGATGGGAACTTCATGGTGTCTGGGTCTGTGGACAACACTGCCATCATGTGGGATGTCAACAAAG GTCAGAAGATGTTCATCTTTAACGACCACAAGAGTTATGTACAGGGGGTGACCTGGGATCCTCTTGGCCAGTACATTTGCACATTAAGCTGTGACCG GGTGATGCGTGTGTACAACGCCCACCAGAAGAAGAGGGCATACAGCGTTAGCAAGATGGCCTCCAGCTCTGCACCTGAGGGAGAG GTGAAGAACTACAGGATGTTTCATGATGACAGCATGAGATCCTTTTTCAGACGGTTAACCTTCACTCCAGATGGCTCCTTTCTCCTAGCCCctg CTGGATGTATGGAGGCTGGGGAGAATGTTACCAACACAACCTACGTCTTCTCCAGGAAGAGCTTCAAAAG GCCTGTGGCCCACCTGCCCAGTCCGGCTAAGGCTACGTTAGCTGTGCGCTGCTGCCCCGTCTACTATGAACTCCGAACAAAGAAGGGAGAAG ACGGTGAGGTGAAGCCCCTGGACAACACGCTGCAGCTGCCGTACCGCGTGGTGTTTGCGGTGGCCTCCGAGGACTCCATCTTCTTCTACGACTCCCAGCAGAGCCTGCCCTTCGGCTACGTCTCCAACATACACTACCACACGCTCAGCGACCTCACTTG GTCCAAAGATGGCTTGGTCTTGGCAGTATCATCAACAGACGGCTACTGTTCCTTCGTGACGTTTGACGAGGGCGAACTGGGCACGCCTCTCAAAGAGCAGCCCATCCTCAAGGTGCCCACGCCAAGCTCCGCCCAGGACAAGAAGGGCAAGAGGACCTCGGCCAATGGCAGAACAGCCTCACCCGTACCCCGCTCTTCCTCAGCCAATCAGGACAAGGACAAGTCATCTGGTGGTGTTGCTGCCAACGTCATGGCGTCCCCGCCCCCCACCAAGCCCAGTGGTGGCGGTGAGGAGAAGAAGACTCCACAGAACCCCCAGGCCAAATCCCAGCCGCGCCGCATCACCCTCAACACACTCACCGCCTGGAGCAAACCCACCACCCCCAAAAGCACAGGCTCCCCCGGCTCAGCCCCCAGCACCcctgcctccgcctcctccaccgCCACCCCTGGCAGCACCACACCTACGGCTCTCAAAGCAGTGGCTAGCAACCCCAAAGTCGGCCCCTCCAGTCCTGccgtgcctgctgctgctgctgctgcaacgaGTGCCAGCCCGATCGCAGTGAGGCGGGTAACCCCCAAACCTGCCCCGCTCACCCCCGTCAACTCCAAGGTGTCCTCCTCggctccctccacccccctggGTCTCACCGGCCAGAAAGGCCCCGGCAGCTCCACCAAGGGACCCACTCCCAG GCGTATCTCTCTGACGTCACTCATGCGATCACCTGCACCCTCACAGAGCACCATCACGCCCTCCTCTACAGAGAAGGCTAAACATG AGAGGCCCTCCCCCACCAGTGATCCTCTGTGCAACCCTCCAGAGTCCAAGCGTCCAAGGCCGGACTCTCCTCAGCCCAAGGGGGCCACCAAGCCCGACCCTAAACCCGAGTCTGAGGCCAGTCCTGCCCCCTGA
- the LOC134461808 gene encoding uncharacterized protein LOC134461808 — translation MRQGSLNGHYSLRRNIVPAKHLQDYHVEVVSLAKRKCTRARTNGPSGDSSSQAHLQLPVSTVDHSGGRLILRIRIPQPQEAHQDEHHGGHCGSNSDLISPSTQDGFQGADTLYGVAKAPETLEIANILLGLGQPVYPQDTVQQTGPTSHGTPFVQERRDLQGQHQDHTYCKVPAISDHVPSSTISGNGNSSERKGRRKKQAKPCRIVPGKVPQTGYQTISSSGPDNTELGASSSHEANCESKGRRKKQANPRHIMPSKVQKRDFTVMYVPKPALFCSKSTFAGLPYSLNEILGLPQTPCHGFLEQKRRLNDGKKFNPQDIDIPFEWSPSPREKEDMFFPHLNDSSYKAEAAERKRREAALHSRLRQMKEPLDERYIKNAAVLPDLRQPTPAPASPQTFTPKPSCSNGSPLREEPLKIHGYSVEHFKRIYHSVVDPKLTTKSGNPRPYGLEMGRVIKQRMWETFNCPSFVETVDADGRVWISEAYCSPNLKPHAPLIDVDISQEPMPEKPKRKRARR, via the exons ATGAGACAG GGTTCTCTGAATGGCCACTACAGCCTTCGAAGAAACATTGTCCCTGCCAAACACCTTCAGGATTACCATGTAGAAGTAGTGAGCTTGGCTAAGAGGAAATGTACCCGTGCCAGGACCAATGGTCCATCCGGGGACAGTTCTTCTCAGGCTCATCTCCAACTACCTGTCTCCACGGTTGACCACAGTGGTGGTAGGTTGATTCTCCGCATACGGATCCCTCAACCTCAGGAGGCCCACCAAGATGAACATCATGGTGGTCACTGTGGATCCAACTCAGACCTTATTTCCCCCTCCACCCAAGATGGATTTCAGGGTGCTGATACATTATACGGGGTGGCCAAGGCTCCTGAGACACTTGAGATTGCCAACATCTTACTTGGTCTTGGACAACCTGTGTACCCGCAGGACACAGTCCAACAGACTGGACCCACCTCCCATGGAACTCCATTCGTTCAGGAGAGACGGGACCTTCAGGGACAGCATCAGGACCACACCTATTGCAAAGTCCCTGCCATCAGTGACCATGTGCCCTCAAGCACCATCAGTGGCAATGGAAACAGCTCTGAGAGAAAAGGTCGCAGAAAGAAGCAGGCCAAACCTTGCCGCATTGTGCCCGGTAAAGTCCCACAGACTGGGTACCAGACCATCTCCAGCTCAGGACCTGACAATACCGAGCTAGGTGCCAGCAGTAGTCACGAAGCCAACTGTGAGAGCAAAGGTCGCAGAAAGAAGCAGGCCAACCCCCGCCACATCATGCCCAGTAAAGTGCAGAAGCGGGACTTCACGGTCATGTATGTCCCCAAGCCTGCTCTCTTCTGCTCCAAGTCAACCTTTGCAGGACTGCCTTACAGCCTCAATGAGATTTTGGGACTGCCCCAGACACCTTGCCATGGGTTCCTTGAGCAAAAAAGACGCCTAAATGATGGAAAGAAATTCAACCCTCAGGACATAGACATCCCCTTCGAGTGGTCACCATCTCCTAGGGAGAAAGAGGACATGTTCTTTCCTCATCTGAATGATTCTTCTTACAAAGCTGAG GCagctgagaggaagaggagagaagctgCTCTACACAGCAGACTCCGGCAGATGAAGGAGCCTCTGGACGAGCGCTACATTAAGAATGCTGCTGTGCTCCCTGACCTTCGCCAGCCAACACCAGCACCAGCTTCGCCACAGACCTTCACCCCAAAGCCCAGCTGCAGCAATGGGTCACCGCTCCGAGAGGAGCCTCTGAAGATCCATGGCTATAGCGTGGAACACTTCAAGAGGATTTACCACTCTGTGGTGGATCCCAAGTTGACCACTAAGTCCGGCAACCCTCGGCCTTACGGTCTTGAGATGGGACGAGTCATCAAACAGCGGATGTGGGAGACATTCAACTGCCCGTCATTCGTGGAGACTGTGGACGCTGATGGCAGGGTATGGATATCAGAGGCCTACTGCAGTCCCAACCTGAAGCCTCACGCACCTCTCATTGATGTGGACATTAGTCAGGAGCCCATGCCTGAGAAGCCAAAGAGAAAGAGGGCGAGGCGATGA